In one window of Macrobrachium nipponense isolate FS-2020 chromosome 2, ASM1510439v2, whole genome shotgun sequence DNA:
- the LOC135221511 gene encoding uncharacterized protein LOC135221511, with amino-acid sequence MLELIVNAIAVPFGYTSEFNESEASFFGDSFPCTSFGMWMQDSRTTSGWSLLPDVVQSNTPPPSPLRRALSSSFVFHEKARSQTQDCFRPEAGGDRENSTPAQLEISRTQEEDNCSSNGHRVSSSLLQEANHSLSSNSDNGCHPDIPELTWKLPRLVRSPPDLCQEALQKEVSITQGAVAEVSEYRKLCAVGCDLRKIADQFGVENAKVNGKREEETELRLTIPEALTKCVTVSIMFFVWWRLIRKLQ; translated from the exons ATGTTAGAACTCATAGTGAATGCAATAGCAGTGCCATTCGGCTACACGAGTGAATTCAACGAATCAGAGGCCTCTTTCTTTGGTGATTCATTTCCATGCACGTCTTTCGGCATGTGGATGCAGGATTCAAGGACCACAAGTG gTTGGTCGTTATTGCCGGACGTCGTCCAAAGCAACACGCCTCCCCCGTCACCCCTCAGGAGGGCACTGTCCTCCTCTTTCGTGTTCCACGAAAAGGCCCGCTCCCAAACTCAAGACTGCTTCAGACCGGAGGCTGGAGGTGACAGGGAGAATTCGACTCCTGCCCAACTCGAGATCAGTAGAACGCAAGAGGAAGATAATTGCAGCTCTAATGGGCATCGTGTGTCCAGTTCATTACTTCAGGAGGCCAATCATTCTTTAAGCTCAAATAGTGACAATGGCTGCCATCCTGATATTCCCGAACTGAcatggaaactgccaagacttgTCAGATCGCCCCCTGATCTCTGCCAGGAAGCCCTCCAGAAAGAGGTCAGCATTACGCAGGGCGCTGTTGCCGAGGTCTCCGAATACCGGAAGTTGTGTGCTGTTGGTTGTGACCTCCGGAAGATTGCTGACCAATTCGGGGTTGAGAACGCCAAG GTGAATGGCAAGCGAGAGGAGGAGACGGAACTCAGGCTGACGATTCCAGAGGCTTTAACGAAGTGCGTCACTGTCTCTATCATGTTCTTCGTCTGGTGGAGGCTCATTCGTAAGCTCCAGTGA